A stretch of DNA from Dioscorea cayenensis subsp. rotundata cultivar TDr96_F1 chromosome 4, TDr96_F1_v2_PseudoChromosome.rev07_lg8_w22 25.fasta, whole genome shotgun sequence:
CAAGTCATTATTACATATAcaaatgtaaaattattttattcttgtttttaattatagatTCTCCATGCATGCGTGTGAATGTGTATTTTATGAGAAGGTAATATAAAGAAACACAATTAAGTGATTCAATTATTCAAATATGCACAACTTGCAACTTTAACTTAAAGGCTAAAGAATCAATGTCTTGAgcgtaataataataataagtatagTGAAATGatgcataataatatatatatatatataaaagatagatatatataggttacatcttatttttttttcaattacaaATTTCCATGTTAAATTGATAATTGAAGTTTATCAGTAACACTACGCATGCATGTGAATGCTATTTCATGGAGAGGgtaattaatatatttcaaaaaacacaaacaagtgATTCAAGCATGCACAACAACACAACAAAGCCCCCTCAAGAATGccgacataataataataataataataataataataatataacattaTAATAACACCCATAGTGACCATATATATAGCTCATAAGGGGACTGTAGCCGACACAAGAgctaatcttttattttataaccCCTCTCATCTCCAAAAAGTTATTAttgtaatgtttatttttttcttccttttctagtgaatttttatgtttctttattAGTCTTTTATGTgttgtaattatatttatgctcaagttattgtcattattttgtcttactttttattttataataatgtattatctataatttttttatatataaaaaaaaaacaatgcttTATGAGAAAGTCCTCCTTCACACTCATCTTTATATCATAAACTCCACATGCATCAATACCTTTCCACATCTTTCCAGCCAGTTCCTTCCAACTACCTTCTTAATTAAATTCCTGTACAGCATACTcgtcaaataaaatatcaatattatatatatatataattatatatataatgtttgaaGCGTCAAAGAGTCAAAAGTGAGGAAGGCCATTTGTTACAACATTTTCACGGAAGGCATATGCAATGCAAATTAATTGCAAGAACTTAGTTGTCTATATCGAGAGCAATGACCCTACATTACTCAATTTATATCTCTCGTGTTGCCACTTTTCTTAatttccattattattattttggaccATTgcattatggtttttatttttattttattattttctgcTAACATGCATgcttcaaaaattattatttatatattcatatataaaataatgtttcGTTAATATATCTCTATATAAAAGTATTCTTCTCTGTTTATATACCTCTCCACAAAATTTTTCAATACCAAAACTTATGTTTTACCCTCTTTTCTTTAGTTATTttgagctatatatatatatatatatatatatggaaaaacgTCGTCCCAGGTAAAGTGCGCTAGATTTTCAAATTTCAGGAGATGTTTTTAAATCTGGCGGATTCGCCACGATCGTCATTCGACGATTGATTGCTATATCGCCAGCAGATGTCTGTACCTGTTTGTGATACGACATCTGTATATCACCGTAGAATCGCGGCCTTCTCTCGTGTTCGTAATGATGATAGTACCGTGATTACTATCCGACGGCTACTTGCTATGACGTCCCTGAGATTTGATTCTGACGTTGACGacgtcctcatatatatatatatatatatatatatattattaagcgagacattttaattttataaagaataatatcaatatattgGTTGCATGGGAAGTTTAACAAATTTACGCATAAACAATGATTGGGTGAGCAAAAAGACCACAAAAATATGTCCATTCATTTGAAAACaactaattattataacaataataataacaatagttatctaaaataattatttatattataaaataaaggtcaaaatatcaaaatggtccatCTATTTTGCGGTTTCTGTtcttttagtccttctaatataaaatctgtcTTTTTGGTTCTcgtatttttacatttttatctttttagtccctctaattggCGGATTTGTCCTTTTGGTTCTTccagttgatgaattagagggatcaaaaaggatgaaaatgtgtaGATACGAGGACTAAAAGGACagattttacaactaaaggatgaaaatgtgcaaatataaGGATCAAAAGGgtggattttatattaaaaggaTTAAGAGGGCAGAAAacgaaaaatagagggaccattttgatatttatacctaaaataaactaaaaaaacctcaaaaaatCATAATGTTGAGTTTTACATAtgcatatttataaataaaagtttattttttaatcgaaagaTTAAAATGACTCACTTTAAGAGACCATGATCAAGatcaacataaaaataaaaaaatagcaaaaacttTTTAATGCATCACCAACCACCAAATAAGTAAAAACTATACAAATATTTTATGGAAAGCATTTGTTCACAAGCAAATATTAATGTGGGCAAACAAAGAGACAGTTGGACTTTCTATCTCAATCTGAACATACTACAAGTCAACAAGCAAATAAGGCTCAAGCAACATTACTTCTTTATCTAAATTtccaagttatatatatttatatattttgcgcatatttcatttatttaatataatttagaaTTACTGGTTTGAAACAAATAGAAGATATATCTTAGATAAAtaatgtgtttacttataaattgattaatgatatttatttgttattcttcttcttgtataataaaatcaaactcattaattttaatttaaactatatatatatatatatatatatatatataattatcttgtagtatatatattaatctcaaagtaacatcaaattaatttgaataaaacttcaaatttttattgcTCACTCCAAAccaacacaaataaataaataaataaataatggacaTCACATGATTTTTCTATGCCACTCTTAATTGCACCATCCCTTTCATTTGTACTCcaatttcatttttatgtaATTAACCCTAATTACTcatccctaaccctaattacTCACTAATTACCCACCAACACTCCTCTACATAAACAACAAGTCTCAATCTCCACAACACAACACCAAACTCCACAAAACATGGGATCCTTATCACTCCAAGAACAAACCCTTGTGCATGACCTCAAGGTCACCATTCTAAGCTCCACAAAACTCTACCCTTCagagaaacaagaaagaagGTCCATGTTCCTCTCAAACATAGACCAAGTCCTAGACTTCAACGTTCATACAGTTCATTTcttcaagaaaaatacaaaattttcgATCGAAAATGTCGTCGAAAAGCTCAAGTTGGCCTTAGAAAAATTGTTAGTAGCTTATGATTTTTTGGCAGGTAGATTAACTTTTAACAATGGTGAAGGAAGGTTGGAGATTGATTGTAATGGTGAAGGTGTGAGATTTATAGTTGGTTCAAGTGAGCTTtgtcttgaagatcttggtgagCTTGATTACCCAAATCCGGCTTTTAAACAACTTGCAGCGGAGCAAGCGTTTGATGATTGTGTTGAGGAGAAGTTAGACCAACCTCTCTGTGTTTTTCAGGTACTtgtatatttgatttaatatcATGTTAGATAGAATTGATTTtagtttatgaaaaatattattttaagtaTAACTagaataattaaatgattttaattttaatagttAGATTCgtaggaaaaatatattttctttacatTAATTGGGTTTTATTTGTATCAGATATAAGAGCTAGCTAGTAGTTTTGAtagcttcatatatatatatatatatgggtatacgtatgcttgttattttttgttcttttaaaattaacaagaaccatttgtttaaatttaaagattaaaggatttttttatatataattcaggaaccacttatatatatattgttctatcGACTAAATCAAACTTTCATTTATTATTCAtagattaaacataaaaaaataaagatatattttaTGAACATAAAATGCACtttagactatatatataacaaaatcagTCTTCCGCGTATGTCAcaccttttatttttctatcatataatatttgttatgaataattatGCATTTGCACTAATATAGTATTAGAAACAATACtttaattcaaccaaatttGATTAACCTTCCAACATTTAAAAGGATCACAATTCACAAGCTAAAGCCCTCCACCCACCTGTCACAAGCATCACCAtcttatttacatatataaaatatattgtcCTCATCATAAACAatatataattctatttttttaaaatttaattttactttattttatgaatTGATGAAGCACCACCATTCATTCTCTgcctagctagctagctagtgTCTTGTTCACCACTACTTCATCACTTCAATGTCCACCATATATATACTATGCATACAAAGTTCATCATCACATGCTAGGACcttacaatatatattatatatatatataggaaaaatatggaaaaattatatatatatataaacttaatgataaatttatttacaccacaattaattagtaattattcATAATATGTTTTTTCCCCGCTCAATTTCACCAAATTAAATTAGGTGACATCCTTCAAATGTGGAGGCTTTGCAATGGGAGTATGCAACAACCATTGCACATTCGATGGAATAAGTTTCCAAACATTCTTGATAAACCTCGCCGCCATCGCCGCCGGCAAGCCTCTCGCCGTGCCGCCATGCAACGACCGCCATCTCCTCGCCGCCCGTTCTCCTCCCACCGTCAAATTCCCCCACCCTGAACTCATTAAACTCCAACCCTCCTCTAACCCCAACTCTTCCATGATCACATGCACCAACACGAACCTCAAGCTCAATCACAAGCTCTTCCACTTAACCTCAAAAGACATATCTACCCTCAAACAAAAAGCTCAAGGTTGCAAATACACCATCACTAGCTTCAATGTAATGGCAGCTCATCTATGGAGATGCAAAGCATTAGTATCAAATACAATGAAGCTCAGTACTGATGAAACAAGCATGCTTTTTGCTGTAAATCTCCGGCCAAGGCTGAAGCCACCTTTGCCACAGTCTTACACTGGCAATGCAGTGTTAAGTGCTTGGTGTTCAACCACAAACAAAGCATTGAAAGAAGGGAGTTTTAAAGAAGTGGTTGAAGTGGTGTGTGAAGGAGGAAGGAGAATGGATGATGAGTATGCAAGGTCAGTGATAGATTGGGGGGAGTTGTATAAAGGGTTTCCAAAAGGAGATGTGTTTGTGTCTTCATGGTGGAAATTAGGGTTTGaggaagtggtttatccatggGGGAAGCCTGTTTATAGTTGCCCTGTGGTTGTGCCAAGCCAGGATATTACTGTGGTTTTTCCTGCCATTGGAGGGGTTGATGAAGGTGTTAATGTTTTGGTTGCTCTTCCTTGTGAGCTCATGGATCACTATTCCACTCTCTTTTATGAGTTCCTtcactaaatatatatatatgtgtgtgtgtgtgtgtgaaaaggGTGTTGTATGAGTGAGTTATATTGTGATGTAACAAAAGGAACCTTTTATGTGGAAAAGACttatatatcaatatttatGATGAATGGTTATCAAAGGGTTTGTTTTTGTGTTGCATGCATGGtggtcttttgtttttattttctaagatatatatatatatatatatatatatatattatgtatagaGTTCATTAATGCTTAGGtaattaaatgtaaaataaaaattgggtGATTTGACTTTTTTCTTCCCTATTCTTCTGTTTCTGTATTTTCAGTTGGGTTttgtactaatttttttttttttaaaaagtgaataaaccacaactATTGctagaaaacaaagtacaaccCTCTACCAAAGGtagaaaaagaggaaagaaaaaCTCGACCAACAAAGTCACTAGCAGTGGTTACaaagaaacagaaaaacaaagcCCCACAGAGACACACACAGACAAACACACCGGGGGAGGAGACCTCCGCCAAACTAAAGCATCTGAAAACTATTCCTCCGTAGGCAAATGGTCATCACTGGGCACCGCATCCTCGCTGCGTGCATCCGCCCTCGGCCCCAGAAACTCTAAGCTACTCCTGATACACCTTAGGGAGTTATCCATCCTGCCTTGTGATTCAACGGTGTCAGGAGAACAACATAGAAGAATAATGCGATCAATTTTTAGGATAACAGCATGAACGGAAGAAACATTAGCGTTGAAGATAcaatcatttctagcaagccagATAGTCCACACAAGAGCTTTAACCACTAGATCCCCAATAGCCCTTTGTGAATGTCGCAAAGAAAACCTCCACGTAACCCAAATATTGAAGACAGAATCAAGAGGGTCGGGCAACTGTAATAATCTacagaaatactcccaaatgGAGCGAGCAAAGGGGCAATGGATGAAGAGATAGTCCACAGATTCAACACCCCCATGGCAGAGCACGCAAGTTGCCGTAGGTAACTGATTACATCTTCGTTTCTTAAGATTTTCCAGGGTGAGGACTTTATTCTTCCACACCAACCAGTTAAAAAGATTTGTCTTTTTAGGGCACCTGGTTTTCCAAAAGAACCTATGAATAGGGCAGCGCAAACTCCCATCAATCAGGAAATTGTACAAAGACTTCACAGAGAAAACGCCATTCCCAGTGAGCTTCCATGATTTGAT
This window harbors:
- the LOC120258208 gene encoding omega-hydroxypalmitate O-feruloyl transferase-like is translated as MGSLSLQEQTLVHDLKVTILSSTKLYPSEKQERRSMFLSNIDQVLDFNVHTVHFFKKNTKFSIENVVEKLKLALEKLLVAYDFLAGRLTFNNGEGRLEIDCNGEGVRFIVGSSELCLEDLGELDYPNPAFKQLAAEQAFDDCVEEKLDQPLCVFQVTSFKCGGFAMGVCNNHCTFDGISFQTFLINLAAIAAGKPLAVPPCNDRHLLAARSPPTVKFPHPELIKLQPSSNPNSSMITCTNTNLKLNHKLFHLTSKDISTLKQKAQGCKYTITSFNVMAAHLWRCKALVSNTMKLSTDETSMLFAVNLRPRLKPPLPQSYTGNAVLSAWCSTTNKALKEGSFKEVVEVVCEGGRRMDDEYARSVIDWGELYKGFPKGDVFVSSWWKLGFEEVVYPWGKPVYSCPVVVPSQDITVVFPAIGGVDEGVNVLVALPCELMDHYSTLFYEFLH